The stretch of DNA CTACAGTGCAAGCCTCATTCCTCATGAACAAAAgtacttttttcaaatgaatgccTAGCAATTGCAAGCTATAAAAGATACGCATGACTTGTTCAAAAGCAAATTTATAATTGATTTATCTGAGTACAATTTTCAAAGTACCATTAAAAGGACAAAACTGTGATGCTAGACTTTTGGATGTTTTGCAAATACTTAAAACATTAGATATCATCTTCTCTTTAGAACCCTTCtggaaattcatattttgtagTGTGTACTGTATAATTACCATTTAGCATGGTTACATGGGATCCAATTACACTTAAAATACAGTTCTATTTTATTTGATCCACTGAACTTGAACCCAGATTGGATTGTAAAGAGCCAAGGTGAGTTAAACATTCAACATTAATTAggacaataaatgaataatacaaattaaGCGTTAACTCTGCCACTGTTTGGAATAAGCTTATTAAACTGTGTCCTGGCACTCACTGCCAGGGCAAGTGTTGGTCAGTCAGATCAAGTCTAGCTAGATTAGCAGGTGATGGTCTAGAGTTGCcgaagtaaataaaaaaaagtgtcctgcCCTTTATATCCTGTCAAACCAAGCCAGAGACAAGCTTTTCTCCTTACCTAACACGATCTTCTGGGAGGAATTGGTAGAAACGGGAGCCCCATTGAAGGGAGGCCAGATATCCATGAGGTCAGAAGGGAGGCTTGTTAATTTGTTGCTGGATAGATCCAAGTAGGTAATGTTGAGGAGGTAAGGGATAGCCTCATTGGGAACAGTAGTGAGTCTGTTGTTGTGTAGATCCAGTGTCCTCAGCCTGGGCATCTCTTTTAGAGACTCCCATGGGAACATGGAGATCATGTTTCCATCCAGCCTGAGCTCGTGGAGCACTTTGAGGTTGTAGAAGCTTCCAGTATCCACTGAGGTTATGGAATTGTAAGTAATCCACAGGTACCGCAGGTCCACCAAGTAGTAAAAAGCTTCTGTTGGTATTCTGCGTACGCCGGTTTTCTCAACACGTAGTTTAACCGTATCCACGGGGACATTGACAGGGATGTCAGACATGTCTGGGTCATTGCAGAGCACAGATCTGAGAACGGAAGATAAGTTGGTTAAATATTCATATCTATGGACAGATagtaaaactgttttaaaaggtaaagaaaatgtcatattcAAACCCTTTTTCCTGTAAGAAAGCAATTGCTCTCAGCGGGTGAATATTTGAAAGAATTAATGATCAATCTAAGAGGTCATATATCTATCTACAGAATCTGTCCATCcatgtatccatccatcctttcGGACTCTCTGTCCTGATGTGGCATACATTTTCTGAACTGACTCCCGTCCATCTAAAGTCCACTTCCTAGATGACAAGGTCAGAGCCAATCACTGTCATCTTAAATGAGTGATTATGTGGATTGACCTCCACTGCAGGAGGTGGAATATCAGGAATTCGTTGTAGTCATGTACAAAGACCTATTCAAGGAATTAGAATTGTTCATCAAAAGGAACTGCGTATTGCAGAGAACCTGTTTCCTGCTACATATGTAATGTCAACTTCAGCCGTATCactacaaacacattttcaatgttttacaATCAGCATATATCATCACAAATTAATCTTTTCTCTGTCGTCTAACTTGAcccacaaagagagagaaaaagagagatgattCGTGGAATAGGATTCAATACTAATTGGACTAATTACGCAGGGGCCAGTTAGGTCGTTGTCATGGATAAATGGATTGGTGCCATGCCAGGAAACATATCTTATGCCAATACAGGTCAGAGCATCCTGTACAAATTGCAACGTGGTGGATTTTGGACAGATTTGCCtctatttttattgttcttGAGAAACTTAATTCAAAGCTGATTATTTCACTAACGCTGGTTCAATTTTCCTCCACTTTCACTGCAATGGATGGCTCAGTTAATTATTGCTCATTCAAATCCAAAAGTGTTTAACGCACCCTAATGCAGGCCGAATAGCTTAATACGTTAGAAGCTTTGTGCGCCTCACCAGAAACGTAAACATGACTTGTTAAGTGGGTGCTTATTACTTTCCATTTATTTAACACAGATCACGTACCAAGTGGTGTGAGAGCTATGCACTTATTTTTATGGTAATTCAAATGGGTCAACGGTGCGAAATGAGACtattaaaatgatataaacTTTGAAAAACTACCTTTTTTTACAAACTCAGTAAGACCTTTTtgttcatcatttattttgtatgtgaCCTAATTAGGCAAAAATGTCATGAAAGTATCTTTAGCTTTATTTGAAATTTCCAGATTGCacccagtgtatgtgaatgagTGAGCACAATTATTATACACTTTTTTACCTTGTTCCTGATCCATCAGTACGTCCGTGGAAGACACAGGTGCACTGGGAGGGACAGAAGGGACGAGCCATACTGAGGCAGCATAGGAATACATGCACATAGAGAAGTCGACGCATGGTTTCACCGAAAGCCCTCACAGTTCTCACATCGAGGAGAGATCAGGAAAAAAGACATCCGGATTCATTGAGAGCCTGGAGAATAATCCTtcccggggaaaaaaaacaagcgtaaaagaatgaaaaaggaGCTTTCAAAGCCCATAAGAAGCAACAGTACGCAGGCTGAAGATCTTTTTACAGAATAAGGGACCCGTCAGATTGactgtgtggggggaggggtggagcAGGGGGATTAGCGGAGGATTTCTTGGGTTTGGCTGGGTCACGCAAGCTACAGGTAGACAGCAGAGCAGGACCGGCCACTTGGACATGGAGCTAATCGGCTAATTCCGGAGGTTTCCCCTCACGTGATCAAGCCATGTCTTCTGTTAAGCCATTCACCAATCGACCACACCACTGCGTTGTCCTGGTTTTTCTGAATGCTGCGTGCTCCTTATGCCAAATGAATTGTTAAATACATTTGGCAaacgtgttgtttttcttaaccACAGTATGTATAAACAGGACCAGGCAGGTTAGGTCATATCCACTCACTTCTCCTTTGTAATAGTGGGCACTGTGGTTTGAGACATTGTTGTTAACCTTCCTCCAAAGGATTCTGATGCAAGTCCCTCTGACTTGCGAGAAATTCCTTTAAATGTAGATGTATTATTGAGCTAGAGGCCATACGtaaggtgagtgagtgagctcTGTCTGGCACCGGGGTGCAAAGTGTAATCTTGGATGTGATTTATTACCTGACCGGGTTGACCAGTGGCTTGTGGTAGAGGCCAAACGCAACCCGCACGCAGATGACAGGTCTGCAAGTGAATCTCTTTCATATTTTCTGCGCATGTTGGTTTAGCTCCGGTATAAAACAGGCGTTGACTTGAATGGATGAATACAAAGAACTTTCAAAGTGTCCAAATGTCTTGAGACAGTTCTCCATCGTGATGTCATAGTTGGTGACATAATTCATATCCTCTACATTTTGACTGATTTACTTatctcatattttttaaatttttcattacTCTTTTCAATTTACAGTGTGCTATTGACAAAAGGACAacactaaaaatatatatattaaaaaaaaaagtaaaataatacaCATTCACGGTCTAGATAAATTCTAATTTGACTTATAATGTTCCTTGTgcataatatactgtataacttACTTGAACCCCCTTGAACTAAAAAGTGCTTATTGATATCATGTATTGTATAAAGTGTATATTGTAAAACTTGAATTCTGATTTCAATACTATTGTGCCTTATATTACTAATAGTCAATGGTGCTtgatataaatgtatttataatcGTGGATTTTGGTAAACGTGAACATATTTAAATTTCAGTTAAGGGCTGATAACTTCGTTGTGAATGATTAAGAGGAAAGGGAGACATCTAGTGCTGTTGGGTTGTTACTGATAAACATAAATTTCctgaattctttaaaaaataataagccATCTTCCTACCGGCAAATCGTGGCCCGAAAATATTTCACCTGATAATTAATAAAAGTGAAGTATATTTGATTGACCACATAATTAATAACGTTGAAGTATTGTCTCATTCAGTAGCTGTTACAAGTTGTGCAGTATAATACCACCAGTCGGACGAATCGAcaccaaaacaaatatttgacacAAGGGACGTCAAGTACTTATTAACAAGTACACAAGTGAGTTTTATTTATGCAAGCAAATTTGATCATACAGGTCAAATAAGCCACCTCAAGCTGTTGGCACATGAATGTACAAAACGGATTTGATTTAAAGCCTGCTACTACAAGCATTCGTAGTGAAAGTACAAAAGACTAATACGAGGAAAAAGCTGAgagcgtttttttcttttcttttttcagatcaTTACAGAGTTAGCGATGCTGGGATTAGTTTTAAGACATGGTTGAGAGCTCATCACAAACTAAAACAGACACAACTCAAAGACTACAGTCTCTAATATCAGTAGCATAACGCGGtaagcgtgggggggggggttagtacTGCACATATAAACAAAGGGCTGATCCAGCAAGACAGTCATAATCGTCAAAATAAAGAAGTGAAGTAAAGTAACTTTTGAGTCAATAAGACTATATCAATGCATGTCCATGCCACGAAAAACATCTAAATTCACAGTCTTTACTAACAGTACAGTTATCCAACTTTGAGTTGAACACCAATGCGCTTAcatctagagagagagagcacagaaaTGGTCAAATAAGTGAATGAAACTAGCTTTCAGAAATACTGACAGAATCAACTTTGCCAGCCGATGAACTGACAGACCACTGTTTGTAGTTGTATGGCACCAGGATGTGTAAGCAACACAGTTACTGTCATGAACAaaatcactgtgacacacactttttctgaCATCTGACAATCCCACCAACGAGTGCCATCACACCAACGACGTTTTACGCCggggtttcttctttttccgGTTGAGACTGATAAGATGCAGAGTGGACTGACCTACAGTgatctcttctccttccccccccTGAATTTTCCTTAAATGTCAGTGCTTAACATATAGGTATGTTTTGATATATCAGTATTTACAGTGCAGAGTTCTGCAAAAAACAGGAGTTTAGTATTTATAAAGTTccacttttaataataataaaaaaaagtccttatGAAACCATGTTTGCATGTGCTTTTGTGGCTTGTGATTCAAAGACAATGGAATCATTCGCAGTcctaaaatatatttaaatggcAGGATTATCATAAAATAAACCCTAATTTTCTATTTAATTCACTAATCCCATCTTTGATATCTATCAACGTCATAGTTTCCTGTTTAACAGGCTTGGCACATCtagcaaatgtttgttttattctaatgATTTGGTATTTGTGTCGTCTTACTGTACTGTGTAACTTcgaatagaaaaaaaacagattgaatTACTTTCACGTGAAAGTGCTTTTCATCCCTGGGAATACTGGTACGACAAAGGTTTTTACGCTGCTTCCTAGTTGCGTTGTGagattaaaaatattttcaaaactaACCACCcgttcacatacagtacatagttCTCGAAGATgaaatctccacacacacacacggcatgaGAAATGTGCTTGAAAACCCTTTAAAAGCCCCTGTTGACCCCCTCAGAaatcagcaaaaaataaattaatgcaTGAGAGCAAAATGACACTTAGCATCAGATAAAAAcgtaaagaaaaataaaacaattatatgCAAAttattcaaagtaaaaaaaaataaaaaataaaaaaaggagaaatactACTGCTATTTCTAATTCTACAAACTACACTATAACCACTATTAGCATTAAACAACTTTGTATTCAAGAATAATATAACTGCCATAACAATAATCGTAACACCATCCATGAGAGAGGTaaaggggctttttttttttttttcatctgaaatgCTGTTTGTGACCGGGGAGGTTTGAGTGACGTTTCCCCCCCAGACCACATTGTCATATGACGCACCAGTGACATCAGCGGTGGTGAGGGCCCTAGGCGCCATCCGCCCCCCCTCGGGAGGGgatggtagagagagagagatagagacagagagggagagaccgagatagatagagagagggaggcaggggagggggggttggggggtcgGAGTGGCAGGGCCAGGCCTCACGCTGGTCTTTATGTGTAGGCGTTGAGACGCTCCTTGGAGCGGGTGGAGTGGATGTCGTGaagctcctgctcctccttcgaCTTGATGTCCTCGTACTTCTGCATCCGGCAGGCGTCCTTCACGTAGGCCCAGTTGGCTGACAGCACCATCAGGTAGTGGATCTGTCGGGAAAAAATTGAccggaacaaaaacacatttctctgaTTTGCTCAAACAACTTTTAATCGTGAAACACTTCTGCTTTCAGGCTAAAATCCAACATAGTTTAATCACTGTAACAGCTCAATGAAATTAGTTTCTCAGCTTCGTTATCTTGTGTGGAGGCAAATGCACATTTGCATTaatctgaaataaaatgaatagatggatagaagCTTGTCTGTGAAGACTGGCCCTTTAAATTAAAGCCTGCATTTACAAACCCATGtgctcatccacacacacacacacagaaacacacacacacacacacacacacacacacacacacatgcaaacacacacactcatacatacgTACTACAATAAAATAATCTAAACATTATAAACCCCATTTACTGCCCCCCCTCCTTTTACTccattgttgtgtttgtctagttccctcccttttttgtttgcaaTTGTATTGCACtataataacaatttaaaaaatgatttaaagagagaaaagattgCTCCTCCAGtggtccagcaggtggcagcatcCTGCTAAATGTGGTCTTGCACTTGTTACCATGGCAGCTGTGGTTATAATGGATGCATTGTGCTTTAATGACTGGTGTTGTAACACAGCTTCTCTTTTCACACCGAGTGACAGTTTGAGgacttgtctttgtttgtgaaaCGGCCTGAAAATGTGACTGAGATTCCAGCTCTGCAAATACAAACactattttctttgtctttcagttTTACTTTCCTCTGGGTCtggtgcatttatttatttttttcagaactgATTGAGTGTCTGACTCTGACGCAGCTCATTATTGGGatgaaagaatttttttttccgccaatagctgaaaaaaaactaacgAGGTGGTGGAAAATTCTCCTGCCACATTTTGCATCATCACGCCTGACTGTAGGAaccctctctctccgtttctcaGAAAATGGCTCCTCACAAATTACTGAGTGATGTTTTGGAACAATTTCTGAGCCTTTCTTCTCcctgtttccatgacaacacaTTGACATGTCTGGCGCCTccgacagagggagggagacacaaACCCTGTCTTTTCCACTGCGCCAAAATGCCTCCCCATCCTATCTGCAGCTATTCTCTCCCAGGCGAACGCGACACGGGCCAAGTACGAAGCAGCCACAACAAAGGGCAGCTATTTTCCCAGCTACAGTATCGCCCATCAataatctcctttttttcccccagaaatCGGTCGATTCCTACCTCTGCAGAAATGATCTGCTTACAATGAAGTGGAAACAGTCCTTGTGACACTGCGGTATAGTTCCTGCAAACATGTGCATGTTTTAACAGATATTTTTGACAGGTGTCTCACCATGGCGATCacagcagctcctgctccagcGAGGGCACAGATGAACAGGTGGAAAGTCATGTCAAGCTGTagcaaaaagaacaacacagcGAATATTATACTCTTCACACTGCTCTCAGCGGACgtcactgtcaatcaaaccaCACTCAGTTCATTCTGTTTTACCGCCATGAAACCCATGTGTCTGATTAGGAACAATACACGTACATATTTATCGATTGTTGGAAATCGTTATCGTTGCTTATATCACTTActtttgtcagtgtgatgtATTATGCTGGTTTTCAAGAGGCCTTTTGAATTTTGCATGTAAGCAAAAATTCACTGTCAGCATTTTGCTGGTTATTGCAGTCGGTGCAGATTCTGTTTACATGGTGCTACTCAGGTTATTCATTAATTGAATACACATGCTATATGTCATTCAACTCCGAGCTAATAGGCATACAGATAATTTACATCTATGTAGTACATCCAAGGTTTTCCGTTTGCCTTTGAACAGCTCCAGCAGAGCAgctgtgtaaagtgccttgctCACTGGCATTGTGGCAATGGTTTGGTGGCTGTTAACAGCCTTAGATCTTCTCAGAGAGTATTACTTGTTCACCTTTGCCACTGTTTCAACTGTCCAGTAAAGATGTGTAAAAGATTTTGCTCACGTTAGAAACCCACCTAGAACAAATGTATTGGCCTTGGAAAAAACAATCTATGCTGATTATTGACGTTGCTCGATTGCTTCTGCCTTACCTCGTTGGATTCACACATCTTGTAGAACTTCTCTGATCCAGCACACACGGTTTTCGCATCAGCGATTGGCACGATGCCTGAAAGAAGTTAGATTAAGTATCAGTGTGGAGTGCCCTGCAATAAATaatcagacagaaaacagccaacagcaaattgaaaaaaaataaagtggcaAGCCTTCCTATGTACCGACAGACGTCTTTGATATAGTTTTAATGGACGCCGACATCGGAGGCCTTTAATGTCAATGTGGCAACACAAATAGTTGTTGACACGCAGGCAGTATAAATGGCTGCTGCTGGCTAATGGACGGGAAGAGGTGGCactgattaaaaataatgagcCCGCCATATAAGCTGGTGATGTCATGGACTTTTATGAACCAGCTAAATATGATGTTATTTTGGATCATAAAATTTTACAGGACAATAATTTTGGGAGAAAAATAGGGAGCACCACCGTCAAATTGGATCCTTTATGGTTCCTCATTTCGAAAGCGGCTTATTTAATAGATTAACTTCTATGTatacataaaatgaaataaattaagtGTGAAATGCTGTATTTCATAGTTTATTAGATCTGGAGAGAGTGGGAGATTTGTTTTACGCTGTATGTTGAttatcagtttgtttgtttgcaggattactcaaaaagttgtggatggatttgcatgaatatTCTTTATCAAAGATAGACCGtggccatggtaacaggtgatgcAAATTTTGGAGGGAACCAGATCTGGATCCAGCAATTGTTTGAAAGATTCTTCACCAGTGCGAGATAAGGACagacttgacattttgaatcatatcttcacaaatacataacatttttattatatttttttgcaaatatgtaCGTATGTTGCTTGGAGATGGGTGAAACAGGAGACTGCTCAGCCTTGGCCGAGGTCTGCGCTCTCCGAGTGCTCCGGTTAACGTTGATATTTACATGATCGATCCACAATTTAAGTGGATATTTTTGCAGAAACACTACGGAAAATACCTGATAAATAAACTTTATATTCTGCAAGGCGAGTTCAGAAAGAACAACATCTCCAAGTCGTTAAGACGGTGCAgcaacattgatttttttttttccccggggGCCATAGAGATCAGAGCAACTGAGATGTGAATagtgggaagagaaaagaaatggagacaGAATATCCATCCTTACCGTACTGGCGTGGGTCCAGGCAGAGTGTGGCCCCCTCCAGCACGGTAGCGTTTTGGCAAATGTTCCAGATGTTGAAGTATATGAagacggggagggaggtgaAAGCGGTCACTCCGAGCCAAGCCAGCATGAAGATGTAAGTCAGCATGATGAACTGAAGGAGCAACAAAAGGCAAACGGGTCACGTTTAGGTACTGTGTCTGTTAATAGTTCAAATGTAAGATTATcgatttttaaaattaaaaggaTCAGGGATTGGACTGATGTTTTCTGTATCCTGATGCACTAGTACAGCTCAAGGTGATCTGTTCCAGGTCTTGAGGGGAATCTGTGATCATTTAAGTTACGAGGTTTTCCCAGGCCACTACTCTGCTCCATGACACACTTACCCACTTCTGTCAGCTGCTCCTATTTGTAGTTTGCATGTTTCCACGGGCGCCAGATTAACCCACACTAACCTAATGAACTCCATCACATCACAAAACAGCAAAGCGAGGTTTAGATCCTCTGCCTCCATATGGAGCTTCAGAGTGGCTGAGCAATTATATTCCAGCGATAGTCTCGTTAGGATGCTTTCAGCTCCCTGATATGCTCCATATGAGAGATAACcctaatttcttatttttttattgtcgtCGGCTGTATAATAACATTATTTTGagtaatgtttttaataaaaaaaaattcagagcaCTTCAGTTGTAAATCTTTGCAAATCACCACTTAGAGCAAAGAACCATTGCTGCCATGCCTGTTTATTAGCAATGTTAACTTGACAACTATACGGAACACATGAAATGAATAATCCCTAATATTTGAAGACCATTTACTCGAAGTGAATATAAATTCAACCCATACCATGATTTGCTCTACATCCTGTTTAATCCATATCAGATTAACAGAGATGTGTCACTACGGCTGCACccatatgttttcatttgaaaacaaaacgaCCTCCGCCCAGACGAGCGcttttagctccgtatcagtattaatccccatccacacaaacacacctgactGCAAAATGTGTCCTGCAGAAACCTTCACCTACTCAACCCTTTTTCAAGGGAAACTCCCTGGGAAACTACCCTGACATTTAGACTGTTTTGTGACCAAGTGATTCCTGAaaagggcagcagcagcagcagcagcagcagcagtagtaatCACACATAGATGTGGTATGTCACTAAACAGGAGGTGCAACACAACCG from Scophthalmus maximus strain ysfricsl-2021 chromosome 9, ASM2237912v1, whole genome shotgun sequence encodes:
- the gpm6aa gene encoding glycoprotein M6Aa; protein product: MEEDMDEGQTQKGCLECCIKCLGGIPYPSLIATILLYAGVALFCGCGHEALSGTVTILQNYFEVMRSPVDALDVFTMIDIIKYVIYGIASAFFVYGILLMVEGFFTSGAIKDLYGDFKITTCGRCVSAWFIMLTYIFMLAWLGVTAFTSLPVFIYFNIWNICQNATVLEGATLCLDPRQYGIVPIADAKTVCAGSEKFYKMCESNELDMTFHLFICALAGAGAAVIAMIHYLMVLSANWAYVKDACRMQKYEDIKSKEEQELHDIHSTRSKERLNAYT